Proteins encoded together in one Pseudomonas sp. TCU-HL1 window:
- a CDS encoding TonB-dependent receptor codes for MQYSPRGHRFARKPLFRAMQPLLLGLSLATALPSAAFAASLEIGAQSQRQAFDIPAGPLESALNQFGREAGVLLSFSPKLTTRRQTQGLHGQYGVDEGLRQLLVGSGLQAVTQDGGYSLQSTGGAIEVDRQVVVGSRAPTSISELPGTVWIIDAPQLQEQTKGGVPFKEALGQLIPGLDIGPQGRTNYGQNMRGRSALVMIDGVSLNSSRGISRQFDSIDPFNVERIEVLSGASAVYGGGATGGIINIVTRKGEAGPARLNSEAGLRSGFETSQDHDWRVAQSVSGGSEQIKGRASVAYQKNGAAYDGSGDQVMLDITQTDLQYNQSVDVMGSLDFNFANGHSLSLGAQWYDSGYDGDKGVDLGRNFRGLRGLEPFEIEGGASFDREPRTERTQFNATYHAPEVLGHDLYLQAYYRSEEMAFQPYPSITFTGTGAINPTRSYYSASQQDTDYYGLKAVLVKEWDRFTLTYGADIERESFDADQALFDLNTAAQTGGLVADEYARVGRYPGIDTDSNSLFAQGSWKATDDLTLSGGVRRQRTNNDVGDFVAATQQIQISKGNGTSADAIPGGEKNYQVDLYNFGAVYKLNKAQQAWTNYSEGFELPDPAKYYGQGTYSAAPVNGRWVLQKGVNVRDSALDGIKTKQVELGWRHYDGSLDAQLAAFYAWSDKSITYNRTTLLVEQLDNKKRNYGLEGQANYWLTENWQVGTSALAIRSQQKINDRWEKQDVTAASPSKLTSFVGWRDDETSLRLQGVRTFNLSDDGNVLASGQFDGNDHKIDGYTTFDLLGSQALPVGTLNFGIHNLLDKDYTTVWGQRAQVFYSANIPADLFDYHGRGRTYSLSYSVEF; via the coding sequence ATGCAGTATTCGCCCCGCGGTCATCGCTTTGCCCGCAAGCCCCTGTTCCGCGCCATGCAGCCGCTGTTGCTCGGCCTCAGCCTGGCCACTGCCCTGCCCTCCGCCGCTTTTGCCGCCAGCCTGGAAATCGGTGCGCAAAGCCAGCGCCAAGCCTTCGACATTCCCGCCGGCCCGCTGGAGTCCGCGCTCAATCAGTTCGGCCGCGAAGCCGGCGTACTGCTGTCCTTCAGCCCCAAGCTGACCACCCGCCGACAGACCCAGGGCCTTCACGGCCAGTACGGCGTCGATGAGGGCCTGCGCCAGCTGCTGGTCGGCAGCGGCCTGCAGGCCGTGACCCAGGACGGCGGCTACAGCCTGCAGTCCACCGGCGGCGCCATCGAAGTGGACCGCCAGGTGGTCGTCGGCTCCCGTGCACCCACCAGCATCAGCGAACTACCAGGCACCGTGTGGATCATCGACGCGCCCCAGCTGCAGGAGCAGACCAAGGGCGGCGTGCCCTTCAAGGAAGCCCTCGGCCAGTTGATCCCCGGCCTCGACATCGGCCCCCAGGGCCGCACCAACTACGGCCAGAACATGCGTGGCCGTAGCGCCCTGGTGATGATCGACGGCGTTTCCCTGAACAGCTCCCGTGGCATCAGCCGCCAGTTCGACTCCATCGATCCGTTCAACGTCGAGCGCATCGAAGTGCTTTCCGGCGCCAGCGCGGTCTACGGCGGCGGCGCCACCGGCGGCATCATCAACATCGTGACCAGGAAGGGCGAGGCCGGCCCGGCACGCCTCAACAGCGAAGCGGGCCTGCGCAGCGGTTTCGAGACTAGCCAGGACCATGACTGGCGCGTGGCCCAGTCCGTCAGCGGTGGCAGCGAGCAGATCAAGGGGCGTGCCTCGGTGGCCTATCAGAAGAACGGCGCCGCCTACGACGGCAGCGGCGACCAGGTGATGCTCGACATCACCCAGACCGACCTGCAGTACAACCAGTCGGTGGACGTCATGGGCAGCCTCGACTTCAACTTCGCCAACGGCCACAGCCTGAGCCTGGGCGCCCAGTGGTACGACTCCGGCTACGACGGCGACAAGGGCGTCGATCTCGGCCGCAACTTCCGTGGCCTGCGTGGCCTGGAGCCCTTCGAGATCGAAGGCGGCGCCAGCTTCGACCGCGAGCCGCGAACCGAACGCACCCAGTTCAACGCCACCTACCATGCGCCTGAAGTGCTCGGCCACGATCTCTACCTGCAGGCTTACTACCGCAGTGAGGAAATGGCCTTCCAACCGTACCCGAGCATCACCTTCACCGGCACCGGCGCCATCAACCCGACCCGCTCCTACTACTCCGCCTCCCAGCAGGACACCGACTACTACGGCCTGAAAGCCGTGCTGGTGAAAGAGTGGGATCGCTTCACCCTGACCTACGGCGCCGACATCGAGCGCGAGAGCTTCGACGCCGACCAGGCCCTGTTCGACCTGAACACAGCCGCCCAGACCGGCGGCCTGGTCGCCGACGAATACGCCAGGGTAGGCCGTTATCCCGGCATCGACACCGACAGCAACTCGCTGTTCGCCCAGGGTAGCTGGAAGGCTACCGACGACCTCACCTTGTCCGGCGGCGTGCGCCGCCAGCGCACCAACAACGATGTCGGCGACTTCGTTGCGGCCACCCAGCAGATCCAGATCAGCAAAGGCAACGGCACCAGCGCCGATGCCATTCCCGGCGGCGAGAAAAACTACCAGGTCGACCTCTACAACTTCGGTGCCGTCTACAAGCTGAACAAGGCGCAGCAGGCCTGGACCAACTACTCCGAAGGCTTCGAGCTGCCCGACCCGGCAAAGTACTACGGCCAGGGCACCTACTCCGCCGCTCCGGTCAATGGCCGCTGGGTATTGCAGAAAGGAGTGAACGTCAGGGATTCGGCCCTGGACGGCATCAAGACCAAGCAGGTGGAACTCGGCTGGCGCCACTATGACGGCAGCCTGGACGCCCAGCTGGCGGCCTTCTATGCGTGGTCCGACAAGAGCATCACCTACAACCGCACCACCCTGCTGGTGGAGCAGCTGGACAACAAGAAACGCAACTACGGCCTCGAAGGCCAGGCCAACTACTGGCTGACCGAGAACTGGCAGGTCGGTACCAGCGCCCTGGCCATTCGCTCCCAGCAGAAGATCAACGACCGCTGGGAAAAGCAGGACGTGACCGCCGCCAGTCCCTCCAAGCTGACCAGCTTCGTCGGCTGGCGTGACGACGAGACCAGCCTGCGCCTGCAAGGCGTACGGACCTTCAACCTGAGTGACGACGGCAACGTACTCGCCAGCGGCCAGTTCGACGGCAACGACCACAAGATCGATGGCTACACCACCTTCGACTTGCTGGGCAGCCAGGCCCTGCCGGTGGGTACGCTGAACTTCGGCATCCATAACCTGCTGGACAAGGACTACACCACCGTCTGGGGCCAGCGTGCGCAGGTGTTCTACAGCGCCAACATTCCCGCCGACCTGTTCGACTACCACGGTCGTGGTCGTACCTACAGCCTGAGCTACAGCGTGGAGTTCTGA
- a CDS encoding DUF3016 domain-containing protein — translation MRPTLPLIVLAVLILTPTALASTTEVSFTQPEKYSDARLYRDYGRGADDIVLKDLKAHIEKLGKRYLQPGQTLKVDIRDIDLAGQYEPWRVNFRDVRFMREVTWPRIKLHYSLERDGKTLVSRDVTVIDQSYLQHGNYYFSNDRLRYEKTMLDDWFRWNIGPKDKTVSY, via the coding sequence ATGCGACCCACACTGCCCCTCATCGTACTGGCGGTGCTGATTCTTACCCCGACCGCACTGGCATCCACCACCGAAGTCAGCTTCACCCAGCCGGAGAAGTACAGCGACGCACGCCTTTACCGCGACTACGGCCGTGGCGCGGATGATATCGTGCTGAAGGACCTCAAGGCCCATATCGAAAAACTGGGCAAGCGCTACCTGCAGCCTGGCCAGACCCTCAAGGTGGACATCCGCGACATCGACCTGGCCGGCCAGTACGAGCCCTGGCGGGTCAACTTCCGGGATGTTCGCTTCATGCGCGAAGTGACCTGGCCCCGGATCAAGTTGCATTACAGCCTCGAGCGGGACGGCAAGACCCTGGTCAGCCGCGATGTCACGGTGATCGACCAGTCCTACCTGCAGCACGGCAACTACTACTTCAGCAACGACCGCCTGCGCTACGAGAAGACCATGCTGGACGACTGGTTCCGCTGGAACATCGGGCCGAAGGACAAGACGGTGTCCTATTAA
- a CDS encoding DUF3325 domain-containing protein, producing the protein MLALSFAFCYLAMVGLALAMSRQHKLVFSGAPGEFRSRVLRVGAVFAMLVALVLTIAERGGEVGGVIWLCQLMLAGLLLVALLAWKSRWVLPLVALLPLCAGALALL; encoded by the coding sequence ATGCTGGCCCTGAGTTTTGCCTTCTGCTACCTGGCGATGGTCGGTCTGGCGCTGGCCATGTCGCGCCAGCACAAGCTGGTTTTCAGTGGTGCACCGGGCGAATTCCGCAGCCGCGTGCTGCGGGTGGGCGCAGTGTTCGCCATGCTGGTCGCCCTGGTCCTGACCATCGCCGAACGGGGTGGGGAAGTCGGCGGCGTGATCTGGCTTTGCCAACTGATGCTGGCCGGTTTGCTGCTGGTTGCCTTGCTGGCCTGGAAAAGCCGCTGGGTGCTGCCTCTGGTGGCGCTATTACCGTTGTGCGCCGGTGCGCTGGCTCTGCTCTGA
- a CDS encoding PepSY-associated TM helix domain-containing protein has product MSLRQSMAGLHTWGGLLPSWLLFVIFFAGSIACFDKELERWMRPALHETATYSMTVDQVRDAMLAKAPDAHAIWIRPPSEREPFYWAGYEPADESEFVRFALNPATGEAMPETVGGLFFFTLHYDLNAGMIGMYIVAIAAMFMLVALISGIIIHRRIFKDFFTLRPDANGQRAWLDAHNLFGVVGLPFHLIIAYTGLAIFVTFYMPAGIQLAYKGDAEGFFFDTMGAYHREDVKRPAPPAASLDGLVADAHRRWGGNETGWISVHHPGDAAAVVDIRRYDRSGIVDFQWTLSYDAASGELLHQQKPYSPGYQSYAWLTNLHMAQFGGQIVRALYLLLGLMGCAMLVAGLQVWLRKREARGGFGIGLVRALNGAVVGGLPVASLGLLYGNRLLPAGMAERASAETWVFVSVWLAVALWAVLHRNSGKVARDVLLAVAVLALGLPLLNAVVTPQGSLLATLARGDWDMAGIDLVLLLSGALCGLLAWRRSQPQVAKAPRVRRRLVEERA; this is encoded by the coding sequence ATGAGCCTGCGCCAATCCATGGCGGGTTTGCACACCTGGGGTGGGCTGCTGCCGTCCTGGCTGCTGTTCGTCATCTTCTTCGCCGGCAGCATCGCCTGCTTCGACAAGGAACTGGAGCGCTGGATGCGCCCGGCGCTGCACGAGACCGCCACTTACAGCATGACCGTCGACCAGGTACGCGACGCCATGCTGGCGAAAGCGCCGGACGCCCACGCCATCTGGATTCGCCCGCCGAGCGAGCGTGAGCCCTTCTACTGGGCTGGCTACGAGCCGGCCGACGAGAGCGAGTTCGTGCGCTTCGCCCTCAACCCGGCGACCGGCGAGGCGATGCCGGAAACCGTCGGCGGACTGTTCTTCTTCACCCTGCACTACGACCTGAACGCCGGGATGATCGGCATGTACATCGTGGCCATTGCCGCCATGTTCATGCTGGTGGCGCTGATCAGCGGCATCATCATCCACCGCCGCATCTTCAAGGACTTCTTCACCCTGCGCCCGGACGCCAATGGCCAGCGCGCCTGGCTGGATGCCCATAACCTGTTCGGCGTGGTGGGGCTGCCGTTCCACCTGATCATTGCCTACACCGGCCTGGCCATCTTCGTGACCTTCTACATGCCCGCCGGCATTCAGCTGGCCTACAAGGGCGATGCGGAAGGCTTCTTCTTCGACACCATGGGCGCGTACCACCGTGAAGACGTCAAGCGCCCGGCACCGCCGGCGGCATCGCTCGACGGGCTGGTGGCCGACGCTCACCGTCGCTGGGGCGGCAATGAAACTGGCTGGATCAGCGTGCACCACCCGGGCGATGCCGCTGCGGTGGTGGACATCCGCCGCTATGACCGTTCCGGCATCGTCGACTTCCAGTGGACCCTGTCCTACGACGCGGCCAGCGGTGAGCTGCTCCACCAACAGAAGCCTTACAGCCCCGGTTACCAGAGCTACGCCTGGCTGACCAACCTGCACATGGCGCAGTTCGGCGGGCAGATCGTCCGCGCCCTTTATTTGCTGCTCGGCCTGATGGGCTGCGCGATGCTGGTGGCCGGCCTGCAGGTCTGGCTGCGCAAGCGCGAGGCGCGCGGCGGTTTTGGCATCGGCCTGGTGCGCGCGCTCAATGGCGCGGTGGTCGGCGGCCTGCCTGTCGCCAGCCTGGGCCTGCTCTACGGCAATCGCCTGCTGCCGGCCGGCATGGCCGAGCGCGCCAGCGCGGAGACCTGGGTGTTCGTCAGTGTCTGGTTAGCGGTGGCGCTTTGGGCGGTGCTGCATCGCAACAGCGGCAAGGTGGCTCGTGACGTGCTGCTGGCCGTGGCAGTCCTGGCCCTCGGCTTGCCACTGCTCAATGCCGTGGTCACGCCCCAGGGCAGCCTGCTGGCCACCCTGGCTCGCGGTGATTGGGACATGGCCGGGATCGATCTCGTGCTGCTCCTGTCCGGCGCCCTCTGCGGCCTGCTGGCCTGGCGCCGTTCACAGCCGCAGGTGGCGAAGGCGCCGCGCGTCCGCCGTCGCCTGGTAGAGGAGCGCGCCTGA
- a CDS encoding DUF3649 domain-containing protein yields MSKAKTSTCWDVTARVLAAILGGYAAAYAATAFLSVYLPLVRSDRVVFASLSCFAVYTFAILYAFAARSALSAWLVLVAVTVLMALAAYLPSDFGVRP; encoded by the coding sequence GTGAGTAAAGCCAAGACCTCCACGTGCTGGGACGTGACCGCGCGGGTGTTGGCGGCGATCCTCGGCGGATACGCGGCGGCCTATGCGGCCACGGCATTCCTGTCCGTTTATCTGCCGCTCGTGCGCAGCGATCGGGTGGTGTTCGCCAGCCTGTCCTGCTTCGCCGTCTACACCTTCGCCATCCTTTACGCCTTTGCCGCGCGCTCGGCCCTAAGCGCCTGGCTGGTGCTGGTGGCGGTGACCGTCCTGATGGCCCTGGCCGCCTACCTGCCCAGTGATTTCGGAGTACGTCCATGA
- a CDS encoding DUF3509 domain-containing protein, with amino-acid sequence MYNPFQILTDAFQAEYRVNLSLESQGGNIMLTLTNERGVVARRLISPAQRNDPVRLQRVIESIRLGIAIESGHKVGELLTSMTGGHVAAVRTGRVNVAQVARI; translated from the coding sequence ATGTACAACCCTTTCCAGATCCTGACCGACGCATTCCAGGCCGAGTACCGGGTCAACCTCAGTCTTGAAAGCCAGGGCGGCAACATCATGCTGACCCTCACCAACGAGCGCGGCGTGGTAGCGCGGCGCTTGATCAGCCCGGCCCAGCGCAATGACCCGGTTCGACTCCAGCGGGTGATCGAAAGCATTCGCTTGGGGATAGCCATCGAAAGCGGTCACAAGGTAGGTGAATTGCTCACCAGCATGACCGGCGGCCATGTCGCCGCGGTGCGTACCGGCCGGGTCAATGTTGCACAGGTAGCGCGCATCTGA
- a CDS encoding phosphate-starvation-inducible protein PsiE codes for MKINWAEQLRENVHGLAESLGNLLVESFHYLALFAIGGITAWAAVVAFLGMVEKGHITVDDILLLFIYLELGAMVGIYFKTNHMPVRFLIYVAITALTRLLISDVSHHHRPDLGAVFVSGAILLLALAILVVRYASSRFPSEQTDSPPRRQRLRRQVAAEDEA; via the coding sequence GTGAAAATCAACTGGGCTGAACAACTGCGCGAGAACGTGCATGGCCTGGCCGAATCGCTGGGAAACCTGCTGGTGGAAAGCTTCCACTACCTGGCGCTGTTCGCCATCGGCGGAATCACCGCCTGGGCTGCGGTGGTGGCCTTCCTGGGGATGGTGGAGAAGGGGCATATCACGGTCGATGACATCCTCCTGCTGTTCATCTACCTCGAACTGGGCGCCATGGTCGGCATCTACTTCAAGACCAACCACATGCCGGTGCGCTTCCTGATCTATGTGGCGATCACCGCGCTCACGCGCCTGCTCATCTCCGATGTGTCGCACCACCACCGGCCGGACCTGGGGGCGGTGTTCGTCTCTGGCGCGATCCTGCTGCTGGCACTGGCGATCCTGGTGGTGCGCTACGCCTCCTCGCGCTTCCCTTCGGAGCAGACCGATTCCCCGCCGCGCCGGCAGCGCCTGCGTCGTCAGGTAGCCGCGGAAGATGAGGCCTGA
- a CDS encoding YebG family protein yields the protein MAVEVVYRSSRDPERLFMDKAEADRYDKMLELAESVAEVLQKAVPSLSEQQVEDIGIFMAKHRDTFARAFKNQPEALTELELPL from the coding sequence ATGGCCGTCGAAGTGGTGTACCGCAGCAGCCGCGATCCGGAGCGCCTGTTCATGGATAAGGCCGAAGCCGACCGTTACGACAAGATGCTCGAACTGGCCGAGTCCGTGGCTGAAGTCCTGCAAAAGGCGGTGCCATCCCTGAGCGAGCAGCAGGTCGAAGACATCGGCATTTTCATGGCCAAACACCGCGACACCTTCGCCCGCGCCTTCAAGAACCAGCCCGAGGCCCTGACCGAACTGGAACTGCCCCTGTAG
- a CDS encoding dihydrolipoamide acetyltransferase family protein, with translation MKYFKLPDLGEGLQEAEIVQWHVKVGDSVKADQLLVSVETAKALVDIPAPHDGVVAKTFGNEGDILHVGEPLLGYEGEDADAGTVVGRLEGGGNAQADSFFIGAAPSTREHLAPRATPAVRQLARQMGVELAALAGSGPDGLVTRADVEQAAQSARDSFGGERLRGVRRSMAINMARSHAEVVPVTIFGDADLHRWPEARDPLIRLGKAIAAACEVEPILNSWFDGRALSIRQHDKLDLGIAVDTPDGLFVPVLRNVGGRSAEDLKEGMSRLRADVKARSIPPQEMMGATITLSNFGTLFGRYANPVVVPPQVAIIGAGGIRDEVVAWQGKVEIHPVLPLSLTFDHRAVTGGEAARFLKALVQALEQP, from the coding sequence ATGAAATACTTCAAACTGCCCGACCTGGGCGAAGGACTGCAGGAAGCGGAAATCGTCCAGTGGCACGTGAAGGTGGGGGATAGCGTCAAGGCCGACCAGCTGCTCGTCTCGGTGGAAACCGCAAAGGCCCTGGTGGACATTCCGGCGCCTCACGATGGCGTGGTGGCGAAGACCTTCGGCAACGAGGGCGACATTCTCCATGTGGGCGAACCGCTGCTCGGCTATGAAGGCGAGGACGCCGACGCTGGTACGGTGGTCGGTCGTCTGGAGGGGGGCGGCAATGCCCAAGCCGACAGCTTCTTCATTGGCGCCGCGCCCTCCACTCGCGAGCATCTAGCGCCGCGTGCCACGCCAGCGGTGCGTCAGCTGGCCCGGCAGATGGGCGTGGAACTGGCGGCCCTGGCCGGCAGCGGCCCGGATGGCCTGGTGACCCGTGCCGATGTGGAGCAGGCTGCGCAAAGTGCCCGCGACAGCTTCGGTGGTGAGCGGTTGCGCGGCGTGCGTCGCAGCATGGCGATCAACATGGCGCGCTCTCATGCCGAGGTGGTGCCGGTGACTATCTTCGGCGATGCCGACCTGCACCGCTGGCCGGAGGCCCGCGACCCGCTGATCCGCCTCGGCAAGGCCATTGCCGCTGCCTGTGAGGTGGAGCCCATCCTCAACAGCTGGTTCGACGGCCGCGCCCTTTCCATTCGCCAGCACGACAAGCTTGACCTCGGCATCGCCGTCGACACCCCGGACGGGCTCTTCGTACCGGTGCTGCGCAATGTTGGCGGGCGCAGTGCGGAGGACCTGAAAGAGGGTATGTCGCGGCTGCGGGCGGACGTGAAGGCACGCTCCATCCCGCCGCAGGAAATGATGGGCGCCACCATCACCCTGTCCAATTTCGGCACCCTGTTCGGCCGTTACGCCAACCCCGTGGTGGTCCCGCCGCAGGTGGCGATCATCGGTGCCGGTGGCATCCGCGATGAAGTGGTGGCCTGGCAGGGCAAGGTGGAAATCCACCCGGTGCTGCCGCTGTCCCTGACCTTCGACCACCGTGCGGTCACTGGTGGGGAAGCCGCGCGGTTCCTGAAAGCGCTGGTGCAGGCGCTGGAGCAGCCTTAG
- a CDS encoding alpha-ketoacid dehydrogenase subunit beta: protein MSNLNATTEKRALLEAVNMALHRAMQEDENVVILGEDVGVNGGVFRATLGLRDRFGFKRVIDTPLAETMIGGLAVGMAAQGLKPVMEIQFLGFIYAAMEHLVSHASRIRCRTRGRLTCPMVLRSPMGAGIRAPEHHSESTEALFAHIPGLRVVIPSSPARAYGLLLSAIDDPDPVIFLEPTRLYRMNPQPIIDDGKRLPLDTCFTLREGSDITLISWGASVHETLQAAARLEERGVSAEVIDVASIKPLDLDTLEASVRKTGRCVIVHEAPRSCGVGAEIAASLYERALLDLQAPIQRVTAPDIPPPLYRLEQLYIPSPEDILAACELVLNYA, encoded by the coding sequence ATGAGTAACCTCAACGCCACAACAGAAAAGCGCGCCCTGCTGGAGGCCGTGAACATGGCCCTTCACCGTGCCATGCAGGAGGACGAAAACGTCGTGATCCTGGGGGAAGACGTCGGCGTCAACGGTGGCGTGTTCCGCGCCACCCTCGGCCTGCGCGACCGCTTTGGTTTCAAGCGGGTGATCGACACCCCGCTGGCCGAAACCATGATCGGCGGCCTGGCCGTGGGCATGGCCGCCCAGGGCCTGAAGCCGGTGATGGAAATCCAGTTCCTCGGCTTCATCTACGCCGCCATGGAGCACCTGGTGTCCCATGCCAGTCGCATCCGTTGCCGCACCCGCGGCCGACTGACCTGCCCGATGGTGTTACGCAGCCCGATGGGCGCCGGCATCCGTGCGCCGGAGCATCACAGCGAAAGTACCGAAGCGCTGTTCGCCCATATCCCCGGCCTGCGGGTGGTCATCCCATCCTCACCGGCACGGGCCTACGGCCTGTTGTTATCCGCCATCGACGACCCGGACCCGGTGATCTTCCTCGAACCCACCCGGCTTTACCGGATGAACCCGCAGCCGATCATCGACGACGGCAAGCGCCTGCCCCTGGACACCTGCTTCACCCTGCGCGAGGGCTCGGACATCACCTTGATCAGTTGGGGCGCCAGCGTCCACGAGACCTTGCAGGCCGCCGCACGGCTGGAAGAGCGGGGCGTTTCCGCCGAGGTGATAGACGTTGCCAGCATCAAGCCGTTGGACCTCGATACCCTGGAAGCCTCGGTGCGCAAGACCGGCCGCTGCGTGATCGTCCATGAGGCGCCGCGCAGTTGCGGGGTGGGCGCGGAGATTGCCGCCAGCCTCTACGAGCGCGCGCTGCTCGACCTGCAAGCGCCTATCCAGCGGGTTACCGCGCCGGATATTCCACCGCCGTTGTATCGCCTGGAGCAGCTCTACATCCCGAGCCCTGAGGATATCCTTGCGGCCTGCGAGCTGGTGCTGAACTACGCCTGA
- the pdhA gene encoding pyruvate dehydrogenase (acetyl-transferring) E1 component subunit alpha codes for MSNRIDLPYTRFLDPEGRLVSELPAWADDFNLLTDLYRRMVLTRLFDQKAVALQRTGRIGTYAPTLGQEAIGVAIGSLMRAEDVLVPYYRDTAVQLMRGVRMEEILLYWGGDERGSDFQDSRSKEDFPICVPIATQALHACGVATAIKIRGQHRAVVTTCGDGATSKGDFLEALNVAGAWQLPVLFVVNNNQWAISVPRRIQSGAPTLAQKAIGAGFHGEQVDGNDVLAVHDRVQWALDRARHGKGPVLLECISYRLGDHTTADDATRYRSAEEVKAAWQEEPIKRLQAFLASHKVWDEGREQALIADCQRQVQAAVDNFEASGVQPVESVLDHVYARWPSALGEQREMLMERVSRRKDSHHE; via the coding sequence ATGTCCAATCGGATCGATTTGCCCTACACGCGTTTCCTCGACCCCGAGGGGCGCCTGGTCAGCGAGCTGCCGGCCTGGGCCGACGACTTCAATCTGCTCACCGACCTTTACCGACGCATGGTGCTGACCCGCCTCTTCGACCAGAAGGCGGTGGCCCTGCAACGCACAGGCCGCATCGGCACCTATGCCCCGACCCTCGGCCAGGAAGCCATCGGCGTCGCCATCGGCAGCCTGATGCGCGCCGAAGACGTGCTGGTACCCTACTACCGCGACACCGCCGTGCAACTGATGCGCGGCGTGCGCATGGAGGAAATCCTCCTCTACTGGGGGGGCGACGAACGCGGCAGCGACTTCCAGGACTCGCGCTCGAAAGAGGACTTCCCCATCTGCGTGCCCATCGCCACCCAGGCCCTGCATGCCTGCGGCGTGGCCACGGCGATCAAGATCCGTGGCCAGCACCGCGCGGTGGTGACCACCTGCGGCGACGGCGCCACCAGCAAGGGCGACTTCCTCGAAGCCCTGAATGTCGCCGGTGCCTGGCAATTGCCGGTGCTCTTCGTGGTGAACAACAACCAGTGGGCCATTTCGGTGCCCCGGCGCATCCAGAGTGGCGCGCCGACCCTGGCGCAGAAGGCCATTGGCGCGGGCTTCCATGGCGAACAGGTGGACGGCAACGACGTGCTGGCCGTCCATGACCGCGTGCAATGGGCGCTGGACCGTGCCCGCCACGGTAAGGGCCCGGTGCTGCTGGAGTGCATCAGCTACCGCCTGGGCGACCACACCACCGCCGACGATGCCACGCGCTACCGCAGTGCCGAGGAGGTCAAGGCGGCCTGGCAGGAGGAGCCCATCAAACGCTTGCAGGCTTTCCTTGCCAGCCACAAGGTCTGGGACGAGGGCCGCGAACAGGCACTGATTGCTGACTGCCAGCGTCAGGTACAGGCGGCTGTGGATAACTTCGAGGCCAGCGGTGTCCAGCCGGTGGAGTCGGTGCTCGATCATGTTTACGCACGCTGGCCCTCCGCCCTCGGCGAGCAGCGCGAAATGCTGATGGAACGGGTCTCCCGTCGGAAGGACAGCCATCATGAGTAA
- a CDS encoding Leu/Phe/Val dehydrogenase, whose protein sequence is MFAMMETARLEALHLANDPATGLKAIIAIHNTRLGPALGGCRYLAYPDDESAIRDAIRLAQGMSYKAALAGLEQGGGKAVIIRSAHVDNRAALFEAFGRMIESLGGRYITAVDSGTSSADMDCIAQQTGHVTSTTAAGDPSPHTALGVFAGIRATAHARLGSDDLEGLRVAVQGLGHVGYALAEQLHAVGAELLVSDLDAGRVQLAMEQFGAQPVAADAFLTTPCDILAPCGLGGVLNAQTVGQLRCAAVAGAANNQLASPEIADEMEARGILYAPDYVINSGGLIYVALKHKGAGLPAITAHLARISQRLTEIYAHAQADKRSPARVADALAERLLFG, encoded by the coding sequence ATGTTCGCCATGATGGAAACCGCCCGGCTGGAGGCGTTGCACCTCGCCAACGATCCTGCCACCGGACTCAAGGCCATCATCGCCATCCACAACACCCGCCTCGGCCCGGCCTTGGGCGGTTGCCGTTATCTCGCTTACCCCGATGATGAAAGCGCGATTCGCGATGCGATCCGCCTCGCTCAGGGCATGAGCTACAAGGCCGCACTGGCTGGTCTGGAACAGGGTGGCGGCAAGGCCGTGATCATTCGCTCCGCCCATGTGGATAACCGCGCCGCGCTGTTCGAAGCATTCGGCCGCATGATCGAATCCCTGGGTGGCCGCTACATCACCGCCGTGGACAGTGGTACCTCCAGCGCCGACATGGACTGCATCGCCCAGCAGACCGGGCACGTGACCAGCACCACCGCTGCCGGCGATCCGTCTCCGCACACGGCACTCGGCGTATTTGCCGGCATTCGTGCCACGGCCCATGCGCGCCTGGGCAGCGACGATCTGGAAGGCCTGCGCGTGGCCGTGCAAGGCCTCGGCCATGTGGGCTACGCGCTGGCCGAGCAGCTCCACGCGGTGGGCGCCGAACTGCTGGTCAGCGATCTGGATGCCGGCCGCGTGCAACTGGCGATGGAGCAGTTCGGCGCCCAGCCGGTGGCGGCCGATGCCTTCCTCACCACCCCGTGCGACATCCTCGCGCCCTGTGGCCTGGGTGGCGTGCTCAATGCCCAGACCGTGGGCCAGCTGCGCTGCGCGGCGGTGGCCGGCGCGGCCAACAACCAGCTCGCCAGCCCTGAGATTGCCGACGAGATGGAAGCGCGCGGCATCCTTTACGCACCGGACTATGTGATCAACTCCGGCGGGCTCATTTACGTCGCCCTCAAGCACAAGGGCGCGGGGTTGCCGGCGATTACCGCGCACCTGGCGCGGATCAGCCAGCGCCTCACCGAGATCTACGCGCACGCCCAGGCCGACAAGCGATCCCCCGCGCGGGTCGCCGACGCCCTGGCCGAGCGCCTGCTGTTCGGCTGA